The Moorena producens PAL-8-15-08-1 genomic interval CATTGATATTGAGATGACAGAGGGAGATTTCCAGAAATTATTTACTTTAGAAACTATCCTCAATGATCATGGTTTCTACTTTAGAAAGATCGAAAAAAATCTTTACAAAATAACTGACGGGATTGAAATCTATATCTATGACCAAAGGACATTGCCCTCTGAAGGGGGACATCCTCAGTATCCAGATCTCGATGAGATCTTTCCTTTGCGAGAGTTTCAATTCTATGATTTTAAGATTTATGGACCCAACCAGGCCGAGACGTATCTCAAAAGAGGATATGGGGAAGACGTTTTAAACGTTTGCAGGATTTGGAATCATCGTTTGAATGTCGCCCTAGGACCTGATCACGATCCGAAGCGATATTCATTGAGCACAAAAAAGGTTAAAATTATTTTAAATTTAGCTTAAAGGCTAGTTAAACGTGGTCAGATAAGGCTATTGAGCCTTTGCACTGGTTTCCCTAACTCCCCTGATTTCTTGCCCACCATGGAAGGGCTGGGAGCTAGGCAAGCTTGTCATGTTTCTAAAAACTGCTAGTCAAACTGCTAGTCAAGTAGTCTTGAAAGGCTATGAGCCGACAGTAGCATCAGGGTAGGAAGAGCTAATCCTGAGTTAACTGTGTTTTGAGTGGCTCATGATCGATTCAGATCCTTAACAAAGATGAAAATCTTGCCTATCTCCTAGACCACTTTGGTTCAACATTGTTGCAATTTTAGGATGCCAAATGAAAACAACAGCACAATTGACAAAAACGACAGAACCTAGAAAAGCAACGCAACTTAGGAAAACAACACAACCTAGAAAAACGACACAACTTAGAACACTGCTGAACTCTAAACAGTTAGAGTTTCTGATAGAGGCCCATGATGGAATCAGCGCTAAGATTGCTGAAGAGGCAGGCTTTCAGGGCATTTGGGGCAGTGGTCTCAGCATTTCTGCCCAGTTGGGTGTGCGTGATAACAACGAAGCAAGTTGGACTCAAGTCTTGGAAGTGGTTGAGTTCATGTCCGATGCAACTTCTATCCCAATTCTGCTGGATGGGGACACGGGCTACGGCAATTTTAACAATGTCCAACGCTTGGTCAAAAAATTAGAGCAGCGTGGTGTCGCTGGTGTCTGTATTGAGGACAAACTCTTCCCCAAAACCAATAGCTTTATAAAGGGCACAGCTCAGCCCCTGGCTGACATGGACGAGTTCTGCGGCAAAATCAAGGCCGCTAAAGATGCCCAAAGTGATGATGACTTTGTCCTGATTGCCCGGGTAGAAGCGTTTATTGCCGGTTGGGGGCTATCAGAAGCATTAAGGCGAGCCCAAGCCTATTACGATGCCGGAGCGGATGGCATTTTGATCCACAGTGCCTTGCGTGTGCCTGATGAAGTGTTGGCCTTCAAACGGGAGTGGGGCGATCGCGCACCGGTGGTAATTGTACCGACCAAGTACTACGCAACACCGACTGAAGTCTTTAGGGATGCTGGCTTCTCCATCGCCATTTGGGCCAATCAACTACTCCGCGCTTCAGTAACGATGACCCAAAAGGTGGCTCAGCAGTTAATGGTAGAGCAGAACCTGCTGAATGTTGAAGACAAGATCGTTCCTGTAGCTGAGATCTTTCGGCTGCAAGGTGTCGCCGAACATGCAGAAGCGGAGCAGCGCTATTTACCCCAGAACGGGGGTGGGATTCGCACAGTTCTGCTAGCAGCTTCCCGTGGGATTGAATTGGGTCAATTCACTAAAGATAAACCCAAGTGCATGGTAAATCTGCAAGGTCAACCCCTGCTATCACGGATTGTCCATGAGTATCACAGTGTTGGGATTCAAGACATCACTGTCGTGCGTGGCTACAAAAAGGACGTTGTCAACTTACCTGGCCTCGATTTTGTAGATAACGACGACTATGACACCACAGGTGAACTCGTTTCCCTGAGTCGAGGCTTGCAGGAATTGCCCCAGGATGGACAGGATTGGATCATCGGCTACGGTGATGTTCTGTTCAAGAAGTACATTCTGCAAATGCTGTCAGGGGTTGATCATGACTTTGTGGTCATTATAGATTCGAGTCAGCACCGCCAAACCGAGCAGATCCGACCCGATTACGTTGCCTGTTCTCTACCCGACTCGACCCAGGCATTTTATCAACATGTTGATCTACAGCAAATCAGCCATGAACTGCCCGAGGGCGAAATCTGCGGCAGATGGACCGGATTGCTGAAAGTGTCCCAGCAGGGGCAGCAGAAATTACGGGATACCCTTAATACTCTGCTCCAGTCCGAGCAGGTACGGCAACAGGGGCGAATGCCGACTCTGATTAATAGGTTGATCACTGATGGCCATCGGGTACATGTGCTTTATATCAAAGGGCATTGGCTCGATATCGATCAAGTCGAAGATCTGTTCAAGGCTGGAAGTTTCTAAATGATCAAATCCGAATACTTTATCCGAGCGGCTCAGGAAAAAGGGTTTGGGTTATACACAGGGGTGCCTTGCTCCTACCTCAAATCTTTTATTAACACGGTCATTGACTCTGATCGTCTCCGCTATGTGGGGGCTGCGAATGAAGGGGATGCCGTCGCGATCGCCTGCGGGGCCGAATTGGCTGGAGTGCCCAGTGTGGTGATGTTTCAGAATTCGGGGTTTGGGAATGCCGTCAATCCCCTCACCTCCCTGACTCACACCTTTAAGATTCCCATCTTGGTGATTGTGACCTGGCGAGGACAACCCGGTGGGGCACCGGACGAACCCCAGCACCAGCTGATGGGAGCCATTACTCCCCAATTGCTAGACCTGATCCAGGTGCCATGGGAACCTTTTCCCACGGAAATAGACCAGGTTGAGCCGACTCTAGACCGGGCGATTGCCCATATGCGGCAGCATCAGACGCCCTATGCCCTGGTGATGCAAAAGGGTTCGGTGGAATCTTGCCCCTTAAGCTCTCAATTAACCGTCAAGCCCCTGTCGATCACCCCGGCTGATGCTCTCCCCCTTCAACAGGACCCCTCCTTCACCCGTCGTGACATGCTGCAAGCCATCCAAGCTGCAACTGGGCCTGAGGACATTCTGTTGGCCACCACGGGCTACACCGGTCGGGAATTGTATGCCATTCAGGACCAAGCCAATCAACTTTACATGGTGGGTTCCATGGGATGTATCTCCAGTCTCGGTCTGGGCATGGCCCTGGCTCAGCCCCACCGTCGGGTGATTGTGGTCGATGGGGATGGTGCCGCTTTGATGCGCCTAGGAGCGTTAGCCACCGTTGGCTATGAACGTCCGCCCAACTTGCGGCATATTCTCCTAGACAATCAGCGCCATGAATCCACAGGGGGACAGTCCACCGTGTCGGCCTCCATTGATTTTGGTGCGATCGCAAAAGCCTGTGGTTACGAACAAGTTGCTTTTGCCACAACCCCTGAAGAAGTAAAAGCTTTGACCCAAGACCGATCCGAGCAATTAATGTTCATTCACGCCAAGATCAAGCCTGGTATTCCTGACAAATTACCTCGGCCCCACATTACCCCCCTAGAGGTTGCTCAACGTCTACGGGAGACTTGTAAAACAGAATAAAACGGAGTAATACCGGATTATTCGCCTTGGTGGGAAGTCTCCCCAGTTAGAGTTCGTGTGATTGCACACTGACTACGTTATTAAGGTCAACACACCCCTAGGTTAGACAGCCTTGTGGCACTGTTGACAAGAATTAAACAGCTAACCGTTTTACATTAAGCAGTGTTCTTGTCGTAAAAAGCCTTAATAACATTAACGAGTCAAACCTTACACCATTAGGTGCTACTAATCATTAAGTTGATTTTCAATCCATGCAAAATTACGTTTTTATTATTGACCAAAACCAGAACCCACTTAATCCAGTAAGACCAAAAAGAGCGCGACAACTCTTGGAACAAGGCAAAGCTTCTGTGTTTCGCAGATACCCGTTTACTTTGATTCTTAAAAGAGCGATAAACCAACCAAATATCCATCCATTAACTATCAAAATAGATCCAGGTTCTAGATACACTGGCTTTGCTTTGCTAGACGGTAGCAATGTGATTTGGCTAGGGGAATTAGAGCATCGCGCTCAAAAGATTAAAAGCGAATTAGATAAGCGTCGTGCTGTTCGTAGAAGTCGTCGCTATCGTAAGACTAGATACCGTAAAGCTAGATTTCTCAATAGAAAGCGTCCAGAAGGATGGTTAGCTCCTAGTTTGAATCATAGGGTATTAACAGTAGAAACCTGGCTCAATCGATTGATACGGTTTGCCCCTGTTAAAGGAATTGCTATTGAGAGCGTTAAGTTTGACATGCAAAAAATGGTCAATCCAGATATTTCCTCTGAAGAATATCAACAAGGAACTTTACACGGCTACGAGGTCAAAGAGTACTTGTTGGAGAAGTGGAGTAGAAAATGTACTTATTGCGGCAAAAAAGATATTCCATTACAGATTGAACATATAAAGCCAAAGTCAAGAGGAGGTACTAATCGAATTAGCAATTTATGTCTGGCATGCCAAAAGTGTAATCATAAAAAAGGGAATAAACCTATCGAAGATTATCTCAAAAATCAACCAAGTTTATTGCTAAAAATTAAAGCTCAAGCCCAGAAACCGCTCAAAGATGCTGCGGCGGTAAATGCAACTAGAAAAGCGATTGTAAAAATGGCACAAACACTTAACTGTCAAGGACAACCATTATGCCAGATTGAGGTCACAACTGCTACTGGGGGACAAACTAAATACCATCGTTGCCGACTAGGATTGCCTAAACAACATAGTATCGATGCTGCATGTGTCGGCGATCTAGAAAAACTAGAGTTTAGAACTAGTCAAGCCTTGCTAATCAAGTCTACAGGGCAAATTACCAAGCGAATGTGCCGTATGAATAAGTTTGGCTTTCCTTGTTCCCAGCCACGCCGAAGATACAACCACGACTGGAAAACAGGTGATATCGGTAAGACAGTTAAAAACGGTATTACATATGTGGGCAAGATAGTGGTACAAAACCAGAGAAGGTTTGAAATCAGGATTGGTAAACAGCGAATTGGTAACACTTTTGAGTGTCTTGTCAGGCTGCACAAACAGGATGGATATCAGTATTCATTCAGTCCGAATTACTCACTTTTATGACTATTAACTCCCTTGTTCGTCCATCTAATCCGATGGCAATTTATCGTGTGAGCGGCGCTCAACCTAGCCAAACTCTAACATCTAAAATCAACATGAACCGGACGATCTTACTCAACCCTGGCCCTGTTACCCTCAGCGATCGCGTGCGCCGTGCCTTACTCCAGCCAGACCTGTGCCATCGTGAACCTGAGTTTGCTGAGCTCGCCCTAGATATCAAAGCCCGCCTAGCCAAGGTCTATCCTGCAGCAGCTGAGGACTATGACGCTATTTTACTTACCGGTTCCGGCACTTGTGCCGTAGAGGCAATGCTATCAACCCTTGTGCCTCAGGATGGCAAGGCTTTAGTGGTAACAAATGGGGTCTACGGTGAACGCATGGCAGCAATGATCAAGGCTCATGGTAAGTCCCTGGAGGTGGTCACTGCCCCCTGGCACGAGCCCATGAACCTGAAGGAGGTTGAAACGTGCCTGACCCAGGATTCAGCCATTACCCATGTGATTGCCGTTCATCACGAAACCACCACTGGACGACTCAATGATGTCGCCCAGTTGGGTCAACTGTGTCAGCGCTACAATGTCGCACTGCTGCTCGATAGTGTCTCTAGCTTTGGTGCCGAGGCCATTGAGTTTGCCCCTTGGAATTTAGAAGCCTGTGCGGCAACGGCGAATAAATGTCTGCATGGTGTGCCTGGTCTATCGTTTGTGTTGGTAAAGCGATCCATTTTCGAAACTCGCCCCTCTGCCGCTGGCAGCGTTTACTTAGATCTCTATCCCTATCATCAAGAGCAGGCAAGGGGCTATTCGCCCTTTACCCAAGCTGTACAGGTAGCCTATGGACTCCAGGAGGCTCTCAAGGAAATGGAGGACATGGGTGGGCAGACAGCCAGACACAGCTCTTACACTCAGCGTGCTCAGCAGATTTTGCAGACTTTGCAAAATCTCGGGATCAAACCGCTCTTGGATGTGGAGGATTATAGCTGTATCCTGACTTCTTTTAAATTGCCCCCAGGCTACAGCTATGAGCAAATCCATGACACCCTGAAAGAATCTGGTTTTGTGATTTATGCGGGGCAGGGGGGATTCAAAAACCAGATTTTCCGGATAGCTAATATGGGTGATATCCAACCGAGTGATCTAGACCGTCTGGTGGATTGTTTTCATGTTTTGTTTAAGCATTCAGGGTAGACTACCCTTAGTTTTGCAGAAAAGATGAGAGGGGATTATTCCTGATGATACAATCTATCTCAATCAACGAGAAAACATTGACTATTCACTGGCAAAGCGGTTCTGATTCTACTTTCCACTATATCTGGTTGCGGGATAACTGCCAAAGTCCAAAGTCACTTCACCCAAATGGACAACGACTGCTTCAAACAGTCGATATTCCAGCAGATATTCATCCTAGCTCTGTGCAAGTTATCAAGGAACAGTCTCTAGAAATTGTCTGGGTCGATGGACACCAAAGTAGCTACAGTGCTGATTGGTTATATAACCATGTCTATGACATGCCATTGTCTGGCCCCAATAATGAGATGCAAATCCAGCTTTGGAATTGCTCTGTTGACATCAATTCACTCACTTTTGACTACCCAGAAATTATCTCTAAAGAAAGAACACTATATGATTGGCTAGTTGCATTTTGTCAATATGGGGTTGCCTTTCTAAAAAATGTCCCTACTCAATTGGGTGCGGTGGAAAACATTGTCGATCAGTTTGGCTATATACATGAAACTAACTTTGGTCGCATATCTGATGTCAAAATTGTTACTAATGCCACGAATTTAACCTATACAAATGATTACCTGAGTCCTCATACAGATAATCCATATCGTGACCCCGCACCCACATTGATGCTTTTGCACTGCCTTTCGTCGGACGTTGAGGGGGGTGATAGCATCATCGTGGATGGCTTTCAGGTTGCAGAAAAACTACGTCAGAAAAACCCTAAATACTTTAAATTGCTAGCATCTATCCCTGTC includes:
- the aepX gene encoding phosphoenolpyruvate mutase, producing MKTTAQLTKTTEPRKATQLRKTTQPRKTTQLRTLLNSKQLEFLIEAHDGISAKIAEEAGFQGIWGSGLSISAQLGVRDNNEASWTQVLEVVEFMSDATSIPILLDGDTGYGNFNNVQRLVKKLEQRGVAGVCIEDKLFPKTNSFIKGTAQPLADMDEFCGKIKAAKDAQSDDDFVLIARVEAFIAGWGLSEALRRAQAYYDAGADGILIHSALRVPDEVLAFKREWGDRAPVVIVPTKYYATPTEVFRDAGFSIAIWANQLLRASVTMTQKVAQQLMVEQNLLNVEDKIVPVAEIFRLQGVAEHAEAEQRYLPQNGGGIRTVLLAASRGIELGQFTKDKPKCMVNLQGQPLLSRIVHEYHSVGIQDITVVRGYKKDVVNLPGLDFVDNDDYDTTGELVSLSRGLQELPQDGQDWIIGYGDVLFKKYILQMLSGVDHDFVVIIDSSQHRQTEQIRPDYVACSLPDSTQAFYQHVDLQQISHELPEGEICGRWTGLLKVSQQGQQKLRDTLNTLLQSEQVRQQGRMPTLINRLITDGHRVHVLYIKGHWLDIDQVEDLFKAGSF
- the aepY gene encoding phosphonopyruvate decarboxylase produces the protein MIKSEYFIRAAQEKGFGLYTGVPCSYLKSFINTVIDSDRLRYVGAANEGDAVAIACGAELAGVPSVVMFQNSGFGNAVNPLTSLTHTFKIPILVIVTWRGQPGGAPDEPQHQLMGAITPQLLDLIQVPWEPFPTEIDQVEPTLDRAIAHMRQHQTPYALVMQKGSVESCPLSSQLTVKPLSITPADALPLQQDPSFTRRDMLQAIQAATGPEDILLATTGYTGRELYAIQDQANQLYMVGSMGCISSLGLGMALAQPHRRVIVVDGDGAALMRLGALATVGYERPPNLRHILLDNQRHESTGGQSTVSASIDFGAIAKACGYEQVAFATTPEEVKALTQDRSEQLMFIHAKIKPGIPDKLPRPHITPLEVAQRLRETCKTE
- the iscB gene encoding RNA-guided endonuclease IscB — encoded protein: MQNYVFIIDQNQNPLNPVRPKRARQLLEQGKASVFRRYPFTLILKRAINQPNIHPLTIKIDPGSRYTGFALLDGSNVIWLGELEHRAQKIKSELDKRRAVRRSRRYRKTRYRKARFLNRKRPEGWLAPSLNHRVLTVETWLNRLIRFAPVKGIAIESVKFDMQKMVNPDISSEEYQQGTLHGYEVKEYLLEKWSRKCTYCGKKDIPLQIEHIKPKSRGGTNRISNLCLACQKCNHKKGNKPIEDYLKNQPSLLLKIKAQAQKPLKDAAAVNATRKAIVKMAQTLNCQGQPLCQIEVTTATGGQTKYHRCRLGLPKQHSIDAACVGDLEKLEFRTSQALLIKSTGQITKRMCRMNKFGFPCSQPRRRYNHDWKTGDIGKTVKNGITYVGKIVVQNQRRFEIRIGKQRIGNTFECLVRLHKQDGYQYSFSPNYSLL
- a CDS encoding 2-aminoethylphosphonate aminotransferase; its protein translation is MTINSLVRPSNPMAIYRVSGAQPSQTLTSKINMNRTILLNPGPVTLSDRVRRALLQPDLCHREPEFAELALDIKARLAKVYPAAAEDYDAILLTGSGTCAVEAMLSTLVPQDGKALVVTNGVYGERMAAMIKAHGKSLEVVTAPWHEPMNLKEVETCLTQDSAITHVIAVHHETTTGRLNDVAQLGQLCQRYNVALLLDSVSSFGAEAIEFAPWNLEACAATANKCLHGVPGLSFVLVKRSIFETRPSAAGSVYLDLYPYHQEQARGYSPFTQAVQVAYGLQEALKEMEDMGGQTARHSSYTQRAQQILQTLQNLGIKPLLDVEDYSCILTSFKLPPGYSYEQIHDTLKESGFVIYAGQGGFKNQIFRIANMGDIQPSDLDRLVDCFHVLFKHSG
- a CDS encoding TauD/TfdA family dioxygenase, which codes for MIQSISINEKTLTIHWQSGSDSTFHYIWLRDNCQSPKSLHPNGQRLLQTVDIPADIHPSSVQVIKEQSLEIVWVDGHQSSYSADWLYNHVYDMPLSGPNNEMQIQLWNCSVDINSLTFDYPEIISKERTLYDWLVAFCQYGVAFLKNVPTQLGAVENIVDQFGYIHETNFGRISDVKIVTNATNLTYTNDYLSPHTDNPYRDPAPTLMLLHCLSSDVEGGDSIIVDGFQVAEKLRQKNPKYFKLLASIPVNFCFSDPNVEISAEKTIIQVNRRDELTAVCFHNESLQPLRMDAELMGSFYDAYRTFFEMIMDVKNQVQFKLQPGQVYMVDNRRVLHGRTAFFNTDKRHLQGCYAGIDGLYSKLAVLKRHMIGT